A section of the Bacteroidia bacterium genome encodes:
- a CDS encoding DUF2723 domain-containing protein, whose product MEISVKRFNLINNVTGWVVFAIAAFTYLATIEPTTSLWDTGEFISASYKLQVVHSPGAPFFLMLNRMFTLVADIMGDKSLVPVMVNASSALASAFSILFLFWTITAIAWRLLAKDKIQLSQGTLIAIMGAGIVGGLAYTWSDSFWFSAVEGEVYALSSFFTAIVFWLMLKWERRAYEKHSVRWLIFIAYLVGLAIGVHLLGLLVIPALAYIYYFRLYKPSVKGIIITGLFGLVALGVIQIGVIQLIPTIASKVELVFVNSMGLPFWSGAVFFFVILTGALAYGLYYTRKKEMVALHNALIALTVVMIGYTSNVMVVIRSAANPPIDMGDPEDVFSFISYLKREQYGELPLVRGPWYNAGVREYDYEDEYFKGDDEYVVVPDNKVIPQYNEADMTVFPRMWSPQQHHANFYKNWSQIQGDRKPNFIKENLHFFFTYQMGHMYWRYFAWNFIGRQNDIQGHGEFNNGNWISGIEFMDKGRVGPQKDLPYNMKTDKGRNLYFFLPFILGLLGMAYHYSRDKHSFAVVLIFFVMTGIAIGVYLNMPPLQPRERDYAFVGSFYVFAIWIGLGVLFIADLLRKRTGWAPAALIASVLGILVPIQMVSQTWDDHDRSGRFTSRDYANNYLQSCAQDAVLFTNGDNDTYPVWFDQEVLGIRTDVRVINLSLLNTSWYVHQMRQDFNESKGLKLSFTPDQLRQGTRDYVIHYENPQLGIAKDRYVDLKQMIEFIADDNPKTMVPVASGKSIYYFPTKKVSVPVNKQKVIDNGTVPAELADKIVSSMQWDLGKNTLMKNDLVVLDLIATNDWERPIYFAITTGSDAYINMTDYFQLEGLTYRLVPIKNEQNYDQQTGRINTDLMYDNVMNKFQWGRLDEEELYVDNVLERQCVNLRNVFARLARALIVENKNERAIEVLDRSLEVLPERNVPYDVFMIPIVELYYTADAEEKGQEVAERLHFIYTDELNYLMALDPGKRQEAQEDIQRNLYGLRSLVRMAQDAGQTAFAERMQADLDRYSGTTPSLP is encoded by the coding sequence ATGGAAATTTCGGTTAAACGCTTTAACCTCATCAATAATGTAACGGGCTGGGTCGTATTTGCCATAGCAGCTTTTACTTATCTTGCTACCATCGAACCTACAACCAGCTTGTGGGACACAGGAGAGTTCATTTCGGCCTCTTACAAGCTGCAGGTAGTACACTCTCCCGGAGCACCCTTTTTCCTGATGCTGAACCGGATGTTTACTTTGGTGGCAGACATCATGGGGGATAAGAGCCTGGTACCGGTGATGGTAAATGCCTCATCTGCCCTGGCAAGTGCATTCTCCATCCTCTTCCTTTTCTGGACCATTACCGCCATTGCATGGAGACTGCTCGCAAAGGATAAAATTCAACTCAGCCAAGGGACTTTAATCGCCATAATGGGTGCCGGTATAGTAGGCGGCCTGGCTTATACCTGGAGTGATTCGTTCTGGTTTTCAGCCGTAGAAGGAGAGGTTTATGCCCTTTCATCTTTCTTCACTGCCATCGTTTTCTGGCTTATGCTGAAATGGGAAAGACGGGCTTATGAAAAACACTCAGTGCGCTGGCTCATATTTATAGCTTATTTAGTGGGACTGGCCATTGGCGTCCACCTTTTAGGACTCCTGGTTATTCCCGCCCTGGCATATATTTATTACTTCCGGCTTTATAAGCCTTCCGTCAAAGGCATCATCATTACCGGCCTCTTTGGCCTGGTGGCACTTGGCGTGATTCAAATTGGGGTCATACAATTAATCCCAACGATAGCCTCAAAAGTGGAACTCGTATTTGTGAATTCGATGGGACTGCCATTTTGGTCAGGGGCGGTTTTCTTTTTCGTGATACTGACGGGAGCACTGGCTTATGGCCTTTATTACACCCGCAAGAAGGAGATGGTGGCCCTGCATAATGCGCTCATTGCACTTACCGTAGTAATGATTGGCTATACCAGCAATGTTATGGTAGTAATTCGTTCCGCAGCCAATCCTCCCATTGATATGGGAGACCCGGAGGATGTGTTCAGCTTTATTTCATACTTGAAACGGGAGCAGTACGGAGAATTGCCGCTTGTAAGGGGGCCCTGGTACAATGCAGGGGTCAGGGAATACGATTATGAAGATGAGTATTTCAAAGGAGATGACGAATACGTAGTGGTTCCTGATAATAAGGTCATTCCACAATACAATGAGGCAGACATGACTGTATTTCCGCGAATGTGGAGTCCTCAGCAGCATCATGCTAACTTCTATAAGAATTGGTCGCAAATTCAGGGGGATCGAAAACCGAATTTTATCAAGGAGAATCTTCACTTCTTCTTTACATATCAAATGGGCCACATGTACTGGAGGTATTTCGCCTGGAATTTTATTGGCCGGCAAAATGACATCCAGGGACATGGTGAGTTTAACAATGGAAACTGGATCAGCGGTATTGAATTCATGGATAAAGGAAGGGTAGGACCGCAAAAGGACTTGCCCTATAATATGAAGACCGATAAAGGACGGAATTTGTATTTCTTTTTACCTTTTATCCTGGGTCTTCTGGGCATGGCTTATCATTACAGCCGGGACAAACACAGTTTTGCAGTAGTACTGATCTTTTTTGTGATGACGGGGATTGCCATCGGGGTCTACCTGAATATGCCACCATTGCAGCCACGGGAGCGGGATTATGCTTTCGTAGGCTCTTTCTATGTATTTGCAATATGGATTGGCCTGGGCGTATTGTTCATAGCTGATCTGCTTCGCAAACGAACGGGATGGGCGCCAGCCGCTCTCATTGCATCAGTTTTGGGCATCCTTGTTCCCATCCAGATGGTGAGCCAAACCTGGGATGACCATGATCGTTCCGGCCGCTTTACCTCAAGGGATTATGCCAACAATTACCTGCAAAGCTGTGCGCAGGATGCCGTATTATTTACCAACGGAGATAATGATACATACCCGGTATGGTTCGATCAGGAAGTATTGGGAATCAGAACGGACGTGCGTGTGATTAACCTGAGCCTGCTCAACACAAGCTGGTATGTGCATCAGATGCGGCAGGATTTCAACGAATCCAAAGGTTTGAAACTTTCATTTACGCCTGATCAGTTGCGGCAGGGTACCCGTGATTATGTGATTCATTACGAAAACCCGCAGCTCGGCATTGCAAAAGATCGCTACGTTGATCTGAAACAAATGATCGAATTTATTGCTGATGACAATCCGAAAACGATGGTTCCTGTGGCTTCGGGAAAATCCATTTACTACTTCCCTACTAAAAAGGTAAGTGTTCCGGTAAACAAGCAGAAGGTAATTGACAATGGCACCGTGCCTGCTGAACTCGCGGATAAGATCGTAAGTTCTATGCAATGGGATCTGGGCAAGAATACCCTGATGAAAAATGACTTGGTGGTGCTCGACCTTATAGCGACCAATGACTGGGAAAGGCCGATATATTTTGCCATTACTACCGGTTCAGATGCGTATATTAATATGACTGACTATTTCCAACTGGAAGGATTGACTTACCGGCTCGTACCCATTAAAAATGAACAGAATTACGATCAGCAAACTGGCCGCATAAATACGGACCTGATGTATGACAACGTAATGAATAAGTTTCAATGGGGCCGGCTTGACGAAGAAGAGCTCTATGTTGATAATGTATTGGAGCGCCAATGCGTAAACCTCAGGAACGTTTTCGCGCGCCTTGCCAGAGCCCTTATTGTGGAGAATAAAAATGAAAGGGCGATTGAAGTGCTTGACCGTTCTCTGGAAGTGCTGCCGGAACGCAATGTACCTTATGATGTATTTATGATCCCCATCGTAGAACTTTACTATACTGCCGATGCAGAGGAGAAAGGCCAGGAAGTGGCAGAACGGCTGCACTTTATCTACACAGATGAGCTGAATTACCTCATGGCGCTCGATCCGGGAAAAAGGCAGGAGGCTCAGGAAGATATTCAGCGGAATCTTTACGGATTGCGCTCCCTGGTTCGTATGGCACAGGATGCCGGGCAAACTGCATTTGCAGAAAGAATGCAGGCCGACCTCGACCGCTATTCCGGCACCACACCGTCATTACCTTAG
- the rplI gene encoding 50S ribosomal protein L9 — MEIILLEEIPQLGYEGDVVTVKAGYARNFLIPGGKAITANKANKKMVEENQRQATHKREKVVTEAQEVAAKLNEAKITIPAKTGTSGKIFGSITTLQVSHALKLQGFEVDRKKISVVEEIKNLGTYHAKVQVHRDIEATVELNVVAEKEI, encoded by the coding sequence ATGGAAATCATATTATTGGAAGAAATACCGCAGCTCGGATATGAAGGAGATGTGGTAACGGTGAAGGCAGGTTATGCACGAAATTTCCTGATTCCCGGAGGTAAGGCCATTACGGCTAATAAGGCCAACAAGAAAATGGTGGAAGAAAATCAGCGCCAGGCTACCCACAAACGCGAAAAGGTGGTGACTGAGGCTCAGGAAGTAGCTGCGAAGCTGAATGAAGCCAAGATCACCATTCCGGCAAAAACAGGCACCAGTGGGAAGATTTTCGGATCCATCACTACACTTCAGGTATCTCACGCACTCAAGCTCCAGGGATTTGAAGTGGACAGGAAGAAAATCTCAGTGGTGGAAGAAATAAAGAACCTGGGAACTTATCATGCTAAAGTACAGGTACACCGCGACATAGAAGCCACAGTAGAATTAAACGTTGTAGCGGAGAAGGAAATTTGA
- the rpsR gene encoding 30S ribosomal protein S18, with the protein MAASNYKNPFINILPQERPQRKKYCWFRRNNIKYIDYKDPDFLLKYLNEQGKLIPRRITGTSLKYQRKLATSVKRARHLALLPFVADSLK; encoded by the coding sequence ATGGCTGCAAGTAATTATAAAAATCCTTTTATCAATATCCTTCCTCAGGAGAGGCCACAGCGGAAAAAGTACTGCTGGTTCAGAAGGAACAACATCAAGTACATTGATTATAAAGATCCTGATTTTCTTTTGAAATACCTTAATGAACAGGGCAAGCTCATCCCCAGACGCATTACCGGAACATCACTGAAATATCAGCGAAAACTGGCTACTTCAGTGAAGCGTGCGCGGCATCTGGCTTTGCTTCCTTTCGTTGCCGACTCTTTAAAATAA
- the rpsF gene encoding 30S ribosomal protein S6, with protein sequence MSNRYESIFITTPLLTEDQTKEVVDKFKDLLNSHESKIVNEENWGLRKLAYPIKKKSTGFYHLLEFEANPELIAKLEVEYKRDERILRFLTVKLDKYAQVYADRRRKGEVGKKPKAFSEKEKEEENV encoded by the coding sequence ATGTCCAATCGTTACGAGTCAATTTTTATCACCACTCCACTCCTCACTGAGGATCAGACAAAAGAGGTAGTGGATAAATTCAAAGATCTCCTCAATAGTCACGAATCCAAGATCGTGAACGAAGAAAACTGGGGACTGAGAAAATTAGCTTATCCAATCAAAAAAAAATCCACAGGCTTTTATCATTTGCTGGAGTTTGAAGCAAATCCTGAACTGATAGCCAAGCTTGAAGTGGAATACAAACGTGATGAGCGGATCCTGCGTTTCCTCACCGTGAAACTGGATAAATATGCTCAGGTTTATGCTGACAGGCGGAGGAAAGGTGAAGTAGGTAAAAAACCGAAAGCTTTCTCAGAAAAAGAAAAGGAAGAAGAGAACGTATAA
- a CDS encoding DNA polymerase III subunit gamma/tau → MEQYTVSARKYRPRKFSDVVGQQQVTSTLRNAIMKDHLGHSFLFCGPRGVGKTTCARILAKTINCTNRTAESEACNECDSCKAFNNQQSFNIYELDAASNNSVEDMRNLVQQVRYAPQSGKYKTYIIDEVHMLSQAAFNAFLKTLEEPPSYAIFIMATTEKHKILPTILSRCQIFDFQRIRIKDITEQLQQICREEGLEAAEEALHIIAQKADGAMRDALSIFDRITSFTGEQITYQDVIQNLNILDYEYYFKLTDQMLERDVAETLLTLHEIHDRGFDLHNLLLGLSEHFRNLLVCKHPATVKLLELPESAQERYRQQAEKLPLSLILTAMNILNQFEQGFKASKNQRLHVELALIKLCHIPDALQLAGALQNGDPKKKAKPVEKTPEKESEKAENVPSDDSSLEPEPAAQAATSPAAKKEKETKPKMPDSGGGAFGSLHDVKRQVKAKKQQELEEASENNSTAEEPEAIIPLDPEAATKAWKDFVAANKDRNSFYSFLAEQEPEIKENEIWISLPSSHLISILEMERTEMAEHLKKELKNNSLVIRHKKVQSTGMDTSKYLVNDREIFKRMAELNPVLKKLKSEFDLDVGY, encoded by the coding sequence ATGGAACAATACACCGTTTCTGCACGAAAATATCGTCCCCGCAAGTTTTCGGATGTAGTGGGGCAGCAACAGGTTACTTCCACGCTCAGGAATGCGATCATGAAGGATCACCTCGGCCATTCATTCCTATTTTGCGGACCGCGCGGAGTAGGCAAAACCACGTGTGCCCGCATTCTCGCCAAAACCATTAACTGCACCAACCGCACAGCAGAAAGCGAGGCATGTAACGAATGTGACTCCTGCAAGGCTTTCAATAATCAGCAGTCATTTAATATATATGAATTGGATGCTGCCAGCAACAACTCCGTGGAAGACATGCGCAACCTTGTACAACAGGTGAGATATGCCCCCCAGAGCGGTAAGTACAAAACATATATTATAGATGAGGTTCACATGCTCTCTCAGGCAGCCTTCAATGCTTTTTTGAAAACTCTTGAAGAGCCGCCTTCCTATGCCATTTTTATTATGGCCACAACAGAGAAGCATAAAATTCTTCCTACCATCCTCTCCCGTTGCCAGATCTTCGATTTTCAGCGTATTCGAATAAAGGATATTACGGAGCAGTTGCAGCAGATTTGCCGGGAAGAAGGACTGGAAGCAGCAGAGGAGGCTTTGCATATCATAGCTCAGAAAGCTGATGGTGCGATGCGCGATGCACTTTCGATCTTCGACCGCATTACCAGCTTTACCGGAGAGCAGATCACATATCAGGATGTAATCCAAAATTTGAATATCCTGGATTATGAATATTATTTTAAGCTAACCGATCAGATGCTGGAACGTGATGTGGCCGAAACGCTGCTCACGCTGCATGAGATCCATGACCGGGGTTTCGATCTTCACAACCTGCTGTTGGGGCTGAGCGAGCATTTCCGCAACCTTTTGGTGTGTAAGCATCCGGCTACCGTAAAGCTGCTTGAGTTACCGGAATCTGCACAGGAGCGCTACCGCCAGCAGGCAGAAAAACTCCCGCTTTCGCTGATCCTAACAGCGATGAATATTCTCAACCAGTTTGAACAGGGATTTAAAGCCAGCAAAAACCAACGGCTGCATGTAGAACTTGCATTGATCAAGCTCTGTCATATTCCTGATGCACTCCAACTTGCCGGTGCTTTGCAAAATGGCGATCCAAAAAAAAAAGCTAAGCCGGTAGAGAAAACGCCTGAAAAGGAGAGCGAAAAGGCGGAAAATGTACCTTCGGACGACAGCAGCCTTGAACCTGAACCGGCTGCGCAGGCGGCCACCTCTCCTGCCGCCAAAAAGGAAAAGGAGACAAAACCTAAAATGCCTGATTCCGGAGGTGGCGCCTTTGGCTCTCTGCACGATGTAAAGCGACAGGTGAAAGCGAAGAAGCAGCAGGAGCTTGAAGAGGCAAGTGAAAACAACTCTACAGCCGAAGAACCGGAAGCGATCATCCCACTGGATCCGGAGGCAGCAACTAAGGCCTGGAAGGATTTTGTAGCGGCCAATAAGGACCGCAACAGCTTCTATTCTTTCCTGGCGGAGCAGGAGCCTGAAATAAAGGAGAACGAAATCTGGATCAGCTTGCCCAGTTCCCATCTCATCAGCATCCTGGAGATGGAGCGGACTGAAATGGCTGAGCACCTGAAGAAAGAACTGAAGAATAATTCGCTCGTTATCCGGCACAAAAAGGTGCAATCAACTGGGATGGATACCTCCAAATATTTGGTAAATGACCGCGAGATATTTAAAAGAATGGCAGAACTGAATCCTGTCCTGAAAAAACTAAAGAGCGAGTTTGACCTGGATGTGGGATACTGA
- the icd gene encoding NADP-dependent isocitrate dehydrogenase: protein MKGERITKDKDCLNVPDFPVIPFIEGDGTGPDIWKAAKNVIDAAVKAAYGENRQIQWKEVYAGEKSFKKNGSWLPDETLDTFKEYLVGIKGPLTTPVGGGIRSLNVALRQELDLYVCLRPVRWFEGVPTPVKQPDQVNMTIFRENTEDIYAGIEFMTGTEDNRKLKKFLKEELGINKIRFPETSSLGIKPVSKEGSERLIRAAIEFALENNLPSVTLVHKGNIMKFTEGAFKTWGYELAEREYGKEVFTWQQYDKLKDEQGTDAANAAQKKAEDEGKLIVKDSIADAFLQQILLRPAEYSVIATMNLNGDYISDALAAMVGGIGIAPGANINYNTGHAIFEATHGTAPKYADQDKVNPGSVILSGAMMLEYMGWNEAADLVYKGVGNAIASKRVTYDFERLMDGATLLKTSEFGDEVIKGM, encoded by the coding sequence ATGAAAGGAGAAAGAATTACCAAAGACAAGGACTGTCTTAATGTTCCTGATTTTCCCGTCATCCCTTTTATCGAAGGAGATGGTACAGGCCCGGACATTTGGAAAGCCGCGAAAAACGTGATTGATGCGGCTGTAAAAGCTGCATACGGGGAGAATCGCCAAATACAGTGGAAGGAAGTATATGCAGGTGAAAAATCTTTCAAAAAGAATGGAAGCTGGCTGCCGGACGAAACACTGGATACGTTCAAAGAATACCTTGTGGGAATAAAAGGACCGCTCACCACGCCAGTGGGTGGCGGCATTCGCTCCCTGAATGTGGCACTTCGCCAGGAACTTGACCTCTACGTTTGTCTTCGCCCTGTGCGCTGGTTCGAAGGTGTGCCCACACCGGTAAAACAGCCCGATCAGGTAAACATGACCATTTTCCGCGAAAACACTGAAGATATTTATGCCGGCATTGAGTTCATGACAGGTACGGAGGATAACAGGAAACTGAAGAAATTTCTCAAGGAGGAACTGGGTATTAATAAGATTCGTTTTCCTGAAACTTCTTCCCTGGGCATAAAACCCGTTTCAAAAGAAGGCTCCGAGCGCCTGATAAGAGCAGCCATCGAATTTGCCCTTGAAAATAATTTGCCGTCAGTGACTTTGGTACACAAAGGCAACATCATGAAATTTACCGAAGGCGCATTTAAAACCTGGGGCTACGAGCTGGCCGAGCGCGAATATGGAAAAGAAGTATTTACCTGGCAGCAATATGATAAGCTGAAAGATGAGCAAGGAACAGATGCCGCAAACGCTGCTCAGAAAAAGGCGGAAGATGAGGGCAAGCTGATCGTGAAGGATTCCATTGCCGATGCGTTTCTGCAACAGATCCTGCTGCGCCCTGCTGAGTATTCAGTAATTGCCACCATGAACCTGAACGGTGACTATATCTCTGATGCGCTCGCTGCGATGGTAGGCGGAATTGGGATTGCGCCCGGAGCCAACATTAACTACAACACCGGCCATGCGATTTTTGAAGCCACGCACGGCACTGCTCCCAAATATGCTGATCAGGACAAAGTAAACCCCGGCTCGGTAATCCTCTCCGGAGCCATGATGCTGGAATATATGGGCTGGAACGAAGCCGCTGATCTGGTTTACAAAGGAGTGGGAAATGCCATTGCAAGCAAGCGCGTTACCTACGACTTTGAACGGCTGATGGATGGTGCGACACTTTTGAAAACTTCAGAATTTGGCGATGAGGTAATCAAGGGGATGTAA
- a CDS encoding DUF2254 domain-containing protein: MKKLLFKWSELKATFWFIPVIIIILAILLSVVLVYIDGLLNFSQEGLGRFFFVSSSDSARSILTTISGAMMGVAGTVFSITLVALTLASSQFGPRLIKNFMYVRLNQVVLGSYISTYLYCLLVLNAIKEGDNYNFIPSISILVAIIAAITNIILLIVFIHQIAVSIQADKVVAEISEFISKQVKTLFPEKMEDEKENNESIDPSAIISGYQNRIAIKSPKSGYFQYVDIDALLEIITKHDALIQLHYRPGAHLVEDMEIGFLVTNGNWTENELVKITDQFVIGRTKTSQQDLEFSIHQMVEIAVRALSPGVNDPYTAIACIDNLTATMSYLVQAKFPSKYRFDENDNLRIIADTLDFEGALDAAFNQIRQFSGGSPAVIIRLMEAMITIHGFTRKENYNKAVIRHAEMILRAGKETIKEKNDIDDLRTRAESILINEGPLDTT; encoded by the coding sequence ATGAAAAAACTATTGTTTAAATGGAGTGAATTAAAAGCAACTTTTTGGTTTATTCCTGTTATCATAATCATCCTTGCAATTTTGCTGTCAGTTGTGCTGGTGTATATAGATGGCCTCCTCAATTTTTCACAAGAAGGTTTAGGTCGTTTCTTTTTTGTAAGCAGTTCGGATTCCGCCCGTAGTATTTTAACTACGATTTCCGGTGCAATGATGGGTGTGGCAGGAACTGTTTTTTCTATCACGCTGGTAGCCCTGACGCTTGCTTCTTCGCAATTTGGCCCGCGGCTCATCAAAAACTTCATGTATGTCCGGCTGAATCAGGTAGTGTTAGGTTCATACATTTCTACCTACCTTTATTGCCTGCTCGTTTTAAATGCAATAAAAGAAGGAGACAATTATAATTTCATTCCTTCCATATCCATCCTTGTGGCAATAATAGCCGCCATAACAAATATTATATTATTAATAGTATTTATTCACCAAATTGCCGTCAGCATTCAAGCGGATAAAGTTGTAGCTGAAATTTCAGAGTTTATCTCTAAACAAGTAAAAACGTTGTTTCCTGAAAAGATGGAGGATGAAAAAGAAAATAACGAAAGCATTGATCCCTCTGCTATTATCTCAGGTTATCAAAACAGGATTGCTATAAAATCACCTAAAAGTGGCTACTTTCAGTATGTAGATATCGATGCTCTGTTAGAAATCATAACTAAGCATGACGCACTGATTCAGTTGCATTACCGGCCTGGAGCGCACCTGGTGGAAGATATGGAAATAGGATTTCTCGTCACTAATGGCAATTGGACCGAAAATGAGTTGGTAAAAATTACCGATCAATTTGTAATCGGGCGAACCAAGACCTCCCAGCAAGACCTTGAATTCTCAATCCACCAAATGGTCGAAATAGCCGTGCGAGCCCTATCTCCCGGAGTTAATGATCCATACACGGCCATTGCATGTATTGATAATCTTACTGCTACCATGTCCTATTTAGTACAAGCTAAATTTCCTTCTAAATATCGTTTTGATGAAAATGACAATCTCAGGATAATTGCTGACACCTTGGATTTTGAGGGTGCTTTGGACGCGGCTTTTAATCAAATTAGGCAGTTTTCCGGAGGAAGTCCTGCTGTAATTATAAGGTTGATGGAAGCCATGATTACCATTCATGGCTTTACAAGAAAAGAAAATTATAATAAAGCAGTAATCAGGCATGCCGAAATGATTTTAAGAGCAGGGAAGGAAACAATAAAAGAAAAGAATGACATTGATGATTTGAGGACAAGAGCGGAAAGTATATTAATAAATGAAGGACCATTGGATACAACGTGA
- a CDS encoding DUF2200 domain-containing protein gives MKTTPAHDERMAKMTFASVYPHYITKVQRKGRTKEELHQVIEWLTGFDENKLQELINEKATFETFFQKANLNPNAHLIKGVICGYRVEEIENPLTQQVRYLDKVVDELAKGKKMEKILRSA, from the coding sequence ATGAAAACAACACCGGCACACGATGAGCGTATGGCAAAAATGACATTTGCATCGGTATATCCGCACTATATCACAAAAGTTCAGAGAAAAGGCAGAACGAAAGAAGAGTTGCATCAGGTGATAGAGTGGCTTACCGGTTTTGATGAAAATAAACTGCAGGAACTCATTAATGAAAAAGCCACATTTGAAACATTCTTTCAGAAAGCAAATTTAAACCCCAATGCCCACCTTATTAAAGGCGTAATTTGTGGCTATCGTGTTGAAGAAATCGAAAATCCGTTAACTCAACAAGTAAGGTATTTGGACAAGGTGGTTGACGAATTAGCGAAAGGTAAAAAGATGGAAAAGATATTACGATCTGCGTAA
- a CDS encoding VOC family protein, with amino-acid sequence MITSLTFQKGDAEQAMNFYVSLFDNSKIINIQRWGKDGPGKEGSIMQATFELNGQIFMCSDSPPVHDWDFTPAVSNYVECTNEAEIKRLFSKLSENGAVAMPLDNYGFSQNFGWVIDQFGVSWQLNLQ; translated from the coding sequence ATCATAACATCCCTGACATTTCAAAAAGGTGATGCCGAACAGGCAATGAACTTTTACGTAAGTTTATTTGACAATTCCAAAATTATTAACATCCAACGTTGGGGTAAAGACGGACCTGGGAAAGAAGGTTCAATTATGCAAGCTACTTTTGAGTTGAATGGGCAGATATTTATGTGTAGTGATAGCCCGCCCGTACACGACTGGGATTTCACGCCTGCTGTTTCAAATTACGTTGAATGTACGAATGAAGCAGAAATCAAAAGGCTTTTTTCCAAACTATCAGAAAACGGAGCGGTAGCAATGCCATTAGACAACTATGGCTTCAGCCAAAATTTCGGATGGGTTATAGACCAATTTGGTGTTTCCTGGCAATTGAATTTACAATAA
- a CDS encoding DUF3887 domain-containing protein codes for MKYLSLLLLIIIPFLSFGQTEKEVSQKVSAQFEEFYNSGEYQKIFDLFSAEMRTALPIEQTIDFLKGLKSQAGKIKKREFIKYENGTYASYKTNFERALFTVNISVDKNARINGLLVKPFKESNLPKPDRNKTELVLPFEGEWTVFWGGDSKELNYHVENEAQKNAFDFIITDEGGKSYKTDGKTNQDYYAFGKELFAPCDAEVVLVVDGIKDNKPGDLNPIYVPGNTVILKTNNNEYLFFAHFKQNSVAVEQGQKVKQGELLGLCGNSGNSSEAHLHFHIQNVEDMNKATGMKCYFDEIYVNGELKKDYSPIKGDKIKNE; via the coding sequence ATGAAATATTTAAGCCTATTATTGTTAATTATCATTCCATTTTTAAGCTTCGGGCAGACTGAAAAAGAGGTTTCCCAAAAGGTTTCAGCGCAATTTGAAGAGTTTTATAATTCAGGAGAATATCAAAAGATTTTCGATCTTTTCTCTGCGGAAATGAGAACGGCACTACCGATTGAACAAACAATCGACTTTTTAAAAGGACTCAAGAGCCAAGCGGGAAAAATAAAAAAGCGAGAATTTATAAAATACGAAAATGGTACATACGCCTCTTACAAGACAAATTTTGAACGTGCTCTTTTTACTGTAAATATCTCGGTGGATAAAAATGCCAGAATTAACGGCCTGCTTGTTAAGCCTTTCAAAGAAAGTAACCTGCCAAAACCTGATAGGAATAAAACTGAACTGGTTTTGCCATTTGAAGGAGAATGGACTGTCTTTTGGGGTGGTGACTCAAAAGAACTGAATTATCATGTAGAAAACGAGGCCCAAAAAAACGCTTTTGATTTTATTATAACAGACGAAGGAGGAAAATCATACAAAACGGACGGAAAAACTAACCAAGATTATTATGCGTTTGGTAAAGAGCTGTTTGCACCTTGTGATGCAGAAGTAGTATTAGTTGTTGATGGGATAAAAGACAATAAGCCCGGGGACCTGAATCCAATTTATGTTCCTGGAAATACAGTAATTCTAAAAACCAATAATAATGAGTATTTGTTCTTTGCTCATTTTAAGCAGAATTCTGTTGCAGTAGAACAAGGACAAAAAGTGAAACAAGGAGAGCTTTTAGGTCTTTGTGGAAATTCCGGCAATTCATCAGAAGCACATTTGCATTTTCACATTCAAAATGTTGAAGACATGAATAAAGCTACTGGGATGAAATGTTATTTTGACGAAATATATGTGAACGGAGAATTAAAGAAAGACTATTCGCCAATAAAAGGAGATAAGATTAAAAACGAGTAA